From a single Fulvivirga ulvae genomic region:
- a CDS encoding sensor histidine kinase → MESENIIEILNERIKELTCLYEISNIVTRHSDCYTDTMNAVVRAIPKAWKYPQHAVAEIQLLDGSFCSGTSPEVVVSQETEIEVDGQSRGTLSIHYPAAEFSVKDFLVEEAQLLQKLANEISNIIERFEHRKKEEILERKVRHNDRLAILGQIAAGIAHEINTPLTSILGFSELIQENEENIKGDTEKIINAALHAREVVKKLMFFACEMPRQMQQVTITPLLEDAIKLLNPSLQKAGITLEFIPAPEDKEVMIELDPVQITQVIFNLIINAIQATPPKGHIEISTHVDGKYLVVSFKDNGSGIPSGIKDRIFEPFFSTKIVGEGSGLGLSVVHGIVKSHHGKIDFESEEGEGTTFFVSLPIVSR, encoded by the coding sequence ATGGAATCTGAGAATATCATTGAGATACTGAATGAAAGGATCAAGGAGCTTACATGCCTGTATGAAATATCCAATATTGTTACACGGCATTCAGATTGTTATACAGATACTATGAATGCGGTGGTCAGGGCCATTCCCAAAGCTTGGAAATACCCGCAACATGCGGTTGCAGAGATTCAGCTTTTAGACGGTAGCTTTTGCTCGGGTACATCACCGGAAGTAGTGGTGAGCCAGGAAACAGAAATAGAAGTGGATGGCCAGAGCCGTGGTACGTTAAGCATACACTACCCTGCTGCTGAGTTTAGTGTGAAGGATTTTCTGGTCGAAGAAGCTCAGCTACTTCAAAAACTGGCCAATGAAATAAGCAATATTATAGAAAGATTTGAACATAGAAAGAAAGAAGAGATATTAGAAAGGAAAGTGCGGCATAACGACAGGCTGGCGATTTTAGGACAGATAGCCGCAGGTATAGCCCATGAAATTAATACACCTCTGACGAGTATTCTGGGATTTTCAGAACTTATACAAGAAAATGAAGAAAATATTAAAGGCGATACAGAGAAAATTATAAACGCGGCTCTGCATGCCCGGGAAGTAGTTAAAAAGCTAATGTTTTTTGCCTGTGAAATGCCCAGACAAATGCAGCAGGTGACCATTACCCCTTTACTTGAAGACGCAATTAAATTATTGAACCCATCATTGCAAAAAGCTGGCATTACCCTGGAGTTTATACCGGCACCTGAAGATAAGGAAGTGATGATCGAACTCGATCCTGTACAGATCACTCAGGTTATTTTTAACCTTATCATTAATGCTATCCAGGCTACCCCACCGAAAGGCCATATTGAGATTAGTACACATGTAGACGGTAAATATTTAGTAGTAAGCTTTAAGGATAATGGAAGTGGAATACCCTCAGGAATTAAGGATCGGATATTCGAACCCTTTTTTTCTACAAAAATCGTCGGCGAAGGATCAGGTTTAGGATTAAGTGTTGTTCATGGTATTGTCAAAAGCCATCATGGGAAAATAGATTTCGAATCAGAGGAAGGAGAAGGAACCACTTTTTTTGTTTCCCTTCCAATAGTAAGCAGATAA